Proteins encoded within one genomic window of Hevea brasiliensis isolate MT/VB/25A 57/8 chromosome 8, ASM3005281v1, whole genome shotgun sequence:
- the LOC110632761 gene encoding cationic amino acid transporter 7, chloroplastic isoform X2, producing the protein MENHASSSSFSSFGSYLRALAQTPARFAHRAGSVSSSLEEMSQVKARSGSELQKTLRWYDLVGFGVGGMVGAGVFVTTGRASRLYAGPSIVVSYAIAGLCALLSAFCYTEFAVDMPVAGGAFSYLRVTFGEFAAFLTGANLIMDYVMSNAAVARGFTAYLGTAIGMSTSKWRLVVHALPNGFNEIDMVAVLVVLGITLIICYSTRESSVVNIVLTALHILFIAFVIFVGFWKGDWKNFTEPANPGHPSGFFPFGVPGVFNGAAMVYLSYIGYDAVSTLAEEVHNPVKDIPIGVSGSVILVTILYCLMAASMSKLLPYDRIDAEAPFSAAFRGKSDGWEWVSNVIGVGASFGILTSLLVSMLGQARYMCVIGRSSVVPAWFARVHPSTSTPVNASAFLGYRRSCFSE; encoded by the exons ATGGAAAATCATGCCTCTTCCTCTTCTTTCTCTAGCTTTGGTTCCTATCTTCGAGCCTTGGCTCAGACCCCTGCTCGCTTTGCCCACCGGGCTGGTTCAGTCTCCAGCTCATTGGAAGAGATGAGCCAGGTCAAAGCCCGCTCTGGCTCAGAACTGCAGAAAACTCTTCGGTGGTATGATCTCGTCGGATTCGGCGTCGGTGGGATGGTCGGCGCCGGTGTCTTTGTCACCACCGGTCGAGCTAGTCGTCTCTACGCTGGCCCTTCTATTGTAGTCTCGTACGCCATTGCCGGACTATGCGCTCTGCTCTCTGCCTTTTGTTACACCGAATTCGCTGTCGACATGCCTGTCGCCGGGGGCGCTTTCAGCTATCTCCGCGTCACCTTTG GTGAGTTCGCTGCCTTTTTAACCGGGGCAAATCTCATAATGGACTACGTGATGTCAAACGCGGCAGTTGCGAGAGGCTTCACCGCCTATTTGGGTACAGCAATTGGCATGTCCACATCAAAATGGAGGCTAGTGGTCCATGCCCTTCCTAATGGCTTTAATGAAATCGATATGGTTGCTGTACTTGTCGTCTTAGGCATCACTCTCATCATTTGTTACAG CACAAGGGAGAGCTCGGTGGTGAATATAGTGCTAACAGCGTTGCACATTCTGTTCATAGCGTTTGTGATATTTGTGGGATTTTGGAAAGGGGATTGGAAGAATTTCACAGAACCCGCTAACCCGGGACACCCGTCTGGGTTCTTCCCTTTTGGAGTTCCGGGTGTGTTCAATGGAGCAGCTATGGTCTATTTGAGTTATATTGGATACGACGCCGTTTCCACCCTCGCTGAAGAAGTTCATAACCCTGTTAAGGATATTCCTATTGGTGTTTCTGGCTCTGTTATTCTTGTTACCATTCTGTATTGCCTCATGGCCGCTTCAATGTCCAAGCTTCTCCCCTATGATCgg ATCGATGCGGAGGCACCTTTTTCAGCTGCCTTTAGAGGGAAATCGGACGGCTGGGAATGGGTGTCAAACGTAATAGGAGTGGGGGCCAGCTTCGGCATTCTCACATCGTTATTGGTATCGATGTTGGGCCAAGCGAGATACATGTGCGTGATCGGACGGTCAAGTGTAGTCCCTGCGTGGTTCGCTAGGGTCCATCCAAGTACATCAACGCCTGTCAATGCCTCCGCATTTCTGG